A DNA window from Porphyromonas gingivalis ATCC 33277 contains the following coding sequences:
- a CDS encoding helicase-related protein, producing MAYYNKKEHLRANIEAIKTIFALHREQRTATEEEMEVLRAYTGFGALKCILSPANTMEDIARWNKSELELFPLVMELHRTIRDNTTSESQYKNYMQSLKNSVMTAFYTPAPVVREIAASLREAGIVPQRILDPSAGMGEFIRSFDGIAAEGHTTFGFEKDILTGQMLSALHPEDKIRIRGFEEIESKLGGYFDVVSSNIPFGDVAVFDPVFSKTDEPARKVARMSLHNYFFIKGVDMLREGGVLAFITSQGVMNAPTNEPVREWLMNHTRLISAVRLPNNLFSENAGTEVGSDLIVLQKQSNKTSLTEEEKRFIKSEKRPSGVLFNTYLRSMSQIVHTEWKQDTDPYGKPAILFHHEGGADGIATDMGKILRADLAKRLDMALYQKHISIQEQPKVAVSPEVKQEEATLTPAASTEEQPHQKAVQPREEQPVEQARSSVTPQVQLLDLFGNVIPEEKPKRKAATKQKPVASPPPFSEASQSGETAHGLEDTNDLWWQQDKEKGMQQRPYEGLWHEHLKEGSLLASDFQVGMLVRDMEDNRMFQPIDLPFQERQKMLLYIDLRDAYHALYDYEAERKVANESLRQNLNELYDRFVRQYGHLNDRKNHEQILMDAGGREILFLERKVDKETLKADIFHQPVSFSLHEVTEVGNAQEALSASLNKFGAVDIEYMLSLLPDISEEEMLFELHDRIYYNPLEGEYEIAEKFISGNVVAASERIGQYLLEHPEDTRAQASLQALKDAIPEPIPFVDLDFNFGERWIPVNLYSDYASYLFDTEVMIRYNSSADEYSVEARMHNANIWDRFCVRGQHRRYDGIALMKHALLNTTPDITKKIMVGDKEVKVRDTEAIQMANAKIDEIRNGFTDWLNEQSDEFKQRLEKLYNDTFNCFVRPQYDGSHQTFPDLNLKGLGIESLYDSQKDAVWMLKLNGGGICDHQVGAGKTLIMCTAAYEMKRLGLANKPMILALKANVQEIAQTFQTAYPNAKLLYPGKNDFTPDKRQRIFHDIKNNNWDCIVLTHDQFGMIPQSDEIQQKILQDELDSVEENLEVLRQQGHSISRAMEKGLVKRQMNLQAKLDEIKFKIENRKDDVVDFKTMGIDHLFVDESHTFKNLMFNTRHDRVAGLGNSEGSQRALNMLFAIRTIQERTGKDLGATFLSGTTISNSLTELYLLFKYLRPQALEAQNIKTFDAWAAIFAKKSVDYEFSVTNEIVQKERFRYFIKVPELAAFYAQITDYRTAKDIGIDRPEKNEIMHNIPPTPEQEEFIAKLVEFAKTGNAELLGRAPLSEREEKAKMLIATDMARKMSLDLRLIDPDKYGDHVDNKASHCAAKIAEYYRKFNEQKGTQFVFSDLGTYKPGEWNPYSEIKRKLVEDHGIPAQEIRFIQEAKTDKARKTLIAGMNEGSIRVLFGSTSMLGTGVNAQKRAVAIHHLDTPWRPSDLEQRDGRAVRKGNEIAKLYADNKVDVIIYAVEKSLDSYKFNLLHNKQLFIEQLKNNRMGSRTIDEGSMDEKSGMNFSEYVAILSGNTDLLEKAKLEKKIAGLDSERQAFIRSKSSSRSRLDEVVRTVDGNKELIARFQSDWDLYQSRVQKDKEGNILNPITLKGEEGSAPKRIAAKLAEINEKACTRGEYFNIGTLYGFNLVVKTESSSKDLFDLSQNKFFVMGESGMKYSYNNGRIAADPQLASMNFLNALEKIPGLIEKFKADTEKIAKDIPVLQEVVNGSWKKEEQLKDLKTELAALDRKIQLSLKPIEQSESTQEEVEMMQDGERKAEELERSRPIEPTVAAPSVSTSAAQTDRPLESSGQSISATQPSMDGLPPSLAEKVFVVRPKI from the coding sequence ATGGCATACTATAACAAGAAGGAGCATCTAAGGGCGAACATAGAAGCCATAAAGACCATCTTTGCCCTGCATCGGGAACAACGCACGGCAACGGAGGAGGAAATGGAGGTGTTGCGGGCTTATACGGGCTTCGGCGCATTGAAGTGTATTCTTTCTCCTGCAAACACGATGGAGGACATCGCCCGATGGAACAAGTCGGAGTTGGAGCTATTCCCCTTGGTGATGGAACTGCATCGCACCATTCGGGATAACACCACCTCCGAATCGCAATACAAGAACTATATGCAGAGCCTGAAGAACTCCGTGATGACCGCTTTCTATACTCCTGCACCCGTAGTACGGGAGATTGCCGCTTCCTTACGGGAGGCAGGCATCGTCCCCCAACGCATCCTTGACCCTTCGGCAGGAATGGGCGAGTTCATCCGCTCTTTTGACGGCATTGCAGCCGAAGGACATACAACTTTCGGTTTCGAGAAAGACATCCTTACGGGACAGATGCTCTCCGCTCTGCATCCCGAAGACAAGATACGCATCCGAGGTTTCGAGGAAATCGAATCCAAGCTCGGAGGTTATTTCGATGTGGTCAGCAGCAACATTCCTTTCGGAGATGTGGCCGTCTTCGACCCTGTTTTCAGCAAGACGGACGAACCTGCCCGAAAGGTCGCCCGCATGTCCCTGCATAATTACTTTTTCATCAAGGGTGTGGATATGCTCCGCGAGGGTGGTGTGTTGGCATTTATTACCTCGCAAGGAGTTATGAACGCACCAACGAACGAGCCTGTAAGGGAGTGGCTGATGAACCATACCCGCCTTATTTCGGCGGTTCGCCTTCCTAATAATCTCTTCTCGGAAAATGCAGGGACGGAAGTGGGTAGTGACCTTATCGTCCTGCAAAAGCAGAGCAATAAGACAAGTCTTACCGAAGAGGAAAAGCGTTTCATCAAGAGCGAGAAACGCCCCAGCGGAGTATTATTCAACACCTATCTGCGAAGTATGTCACAAATCGTACATACCGAATGGAAGCAGGACACCGACCCTTACGGCAAGCCCGCCATCCTGTTCCATCACGAGGGCGGAGCGGACGGCATCGCCACCGATATGGGAAAAATCCTGCGGGCGGATTTAGCCAAACGCTTGGATATGGCATTGTACCAAAAGCATATCTCCATTCAGGAGCAGCCCAAAGTTGCCGTTTCTCCCGAAGTCAAGCAGGAAGAAGCAACGCTTACGCCTGCCGCCTCGACAGAGGAGCAACCGCACCAAAAGGCGGTGCAGCCGAGAGAGGAACAGCCTGTGGAGCAAGCCCGAAGCAGTGTCACACCACAGGTACAACTGCTCGACCTTTTCGGCAATGTTATCCCGGAAGAAAAGCCCAAACGTAAAGCTGCCACAAAACAGAAGCCTGTCGCTTCACCTCCCCCATTTTCCGAGGCTTCCCAAAGCGGCGAGACGGCACACGGACTGGAAGACACGAACGATCTGTGGTGGCAACAGGACAAGGAGAAAGGGATGCAGCAGCGTCCCTATGAGGGCTTATGGCACGAACACCTCAAAGAGGGGTCTTTGCTGGCTTCGGACTTTCAGGTCGGAATGCTTGTCCGTGATATGGAGGACAACCGCATGTTCCAGCCCATAGACCTCCCGTTCCAAGAACGACAGAAAATGTTGCTCTACATAGACCTGCGGGATGCCTACCACGCCCTCTATGATTATGAAGCGGAACGCAAGGTGGCGAATGAATCCCTGCGACAGAACCTCAATGAACTGTACGACCGTTTCGTGCGGCAGTACGGACATTTGAACGACCGCAAGAACCACGAGCAGATCCTGATGGATGCCGGTGGCAGGGAAATCCTCTTCTTGGAACGGAAGGTGGATAAAGAAACGCTCAAAGCCGATATTTTCCATCAGCCCGTTTCTTTCAGCCTGCACGAAGTGACAGAGGTGGGCAATGCCCAAGAGGCGCTCTCGGCTTCACTCAATAAATTCGGAGCGGTGGACATCGAGTATATGCTCTCTTTGCTTCCTGACATCTCCGAAGAAGAGATGCTCTTCGAGCTGCACGACAGGATTTACTACAATCCTTTGGAGGGAGAGTATGAAATCGCCGAGAAGTTCATATCGGGCAATGTGGTTGCCGCTTCGGAGCGTATCGGACAATATCTATTGGAGCATCCGGAGGACACAAGGGCGCAAGCCTCCTTGCAGGCACTGAAGGATGCCATTCCCGAACCGATACCCTTCGTGGACTTGGATTTCAACTTCGGGGAGCGATGGATTCCCGTAAATCTCTACTCAGACTATGCCTCGTACCTCTTCGACACGGAGGTGATGATACGCTACAATTCAAGTGCGGACGAATACTCTGTGGAGGCACGGATGCACAATGCCAATATCTGGGACAGGTTCTGTGTACGGGGGCAACATCGTCGCTACGACGGCATTGCCCTGATGAAGCACGCCCTGCTGAATACAACGCCCGACATCACCAAGAAAATCATGGTCGGCGACAAGGAGGTCAAGGTACGGGACACGGAAGCCATACAGATGGCAAACGCTAAAATCGATGAGATACGAAACGGCTTCACCGATTGGCTGAACGAGCAAAGCGATGAGTTCAAGCAGCGGTTGGAGAAACTCTACAATGACACTTTCAATTGTTTTGTGCGTCCCCAGTATGATGGTTCCCATCAGACATTCCCCGACCTCAACCTGAAAGGCTTGGGCATCGAAAGCCTGTACGATAGTCAGAAAGATGCCGTGTGGATGCTCAAACTCAATGGAGGAGGGATCTGCGACCATCAGGTGGGGGCAGGAAAGACGCTTATCATGTGTACCGCAGCTTATGAGATGAAGCGGCTCGGCTTGGCGAACAAGCCGATGATACTCGCTCTCAAAGCCAACGTGCAGGAGATAGCACAGACCTTCCAAACGGCTTACCCGAATGCCAAGCTGCTCTATCCGGGCAAGAACGATTTCACGCCCGATAAGCGGCAGCGGATTTTCCACGACATCAAGAACAACAACTGGGACTGCATTGTCCTTACGCACGACCAATTCGGTATGATACCGCAGTCGGACGAGATACAGCAGAAAATCCTTCAGGACGAGTTAGACAGCGTGGAAGAGAACTTGGAGGTTCTGCGTCAGCAGGGACACAGTATTTCCCGTGCAATGGAGAAAGGACTTGTCAAGCGGCAGATGAACTTGCAGGCGAAGCTGGATGAAATCAAGTTCAAGATAGAGAACCGCAAGGACGATGTAGTGGATTTCAAGACGATGGGCATCGACCACCTTTTCGTGGACGAGTCGCATACGTTCAAGAACCTGATGTTCAACACCCGCCACGACAGAGTGGCAGGATTGGGCAACAGCGAGGGCAGCCAAAGAGCCTTGAATATGCTCTTTGCCATCCGAACCATTCAGGAGCGGACGGGGAAAGACTTGGGAGCCACCTTCCTTTCGGGGACGACCATATCGAACTCACTCACGGAGTTGTACTTGCTGTTTAAGTATCTGCGTCCCCAAGCCCTTGAAGCACAGAACATCAAGACCTTTGACGCGTGGGCTGCCATCTTCGCCAAGAAGTCGGTGGACTATGAGTTTTCTGTTACCAATGAGATTGTACAGAAGGAGCGTTTCCGTTATTTCATCAAGGTGCCGGAGTTGGCGGCGTTCTACGCTCAAATCACCGATTATCGGACGGCAAAGGACATCGGCATAGACCGCCCCGAAAAGAATGAGATTATGCACAACATACCGCCTACACCCGAACAGGAGGAGTTCATCGCCAAATTGGTGGAGTTTGCCAAGACGGGCAATGCGGAGTTGCTCGGACGCGCACCGCTCTCCGAAAGGGAAGAGAAAGCCAAGATGCTCATAGCCACTGATATGGCAAGGAAGATGAGCTTGGATCTGAGGCTCATTGACCCCGACAAGTACGGAGATCATGTGGATAACAAGGCTTCCCACTGTGCCGCCAAGATTGCGGAGTACTACCGGAAGTTCAATGAGCAGAAAGGAACGCAGTTCGTGTTCAGTGACCTCGGTACCTACAAGCCCGGAGAATGGAATCCCTACTCGGAAATCAAGAGAAAGTTGGTGGAAGACCACGGTATCCCCGCTCAGGAGATACGCTTCATTCAGGAAGCCAAGACCGACAAGGCACGAAAGACGCTCATCGCGGGAATGAATGAAGGTTCAATTCGAGTGCTTTTCGGTTCTACGAGTATGCTCGGTACGGGTGTGAACGCCCAGAAGCGTGCTGTCGCTATCCATCATTTGGACACACCGTGGCGTCCTTCTGACTTAGAGCAAAGGGATGGACGAGCCGTGCGTAAGGGAAATGAGATAGCCAAACTCTATGCAGACAATAAGGTGGATGTTATCATCTATGCGGTGGAAAAATCGCTTGACAGTTATAAATTCAATTTGCTGCACAACAAGCAACTTTTCATTGAACAACTTAAAAACAACCGTATGGGCAGCCGTACCATTGATGAGGGGAGTATGGACGAGAAGTCGGGAATGAATTTTTCCGAGTATGTCGCCATCCTCTCAGGAAATACCGACCTGCTGGAAAAGGCAAAATTGGAAAAGAAGATTGCCGGCTTGGACAGTGAACGGCAGGCGTTCATTCGCAGTAAGTCATCCTCCCGAAGCCGATTGGACGAAGTTGTACGGACGGTGGACGGAAACAAGGAACTGATTGCCCGTTTCCAAAGTGACTGGGATTTGTACCAAAGCCGTGTGCAGAAAGACAAGGAGGGTAACATCCTCAACCCGATAACGCTCAAAGGGGAAGAAGGAAGCGCCCCGAAACGCATTGCCGCCAAGCTCGCGGAAATCAACGAGAAAGCCTGCACACGGGGAGAGTATTTCAATATCGGAACGCTCTACGGGTTTAATCTTGTGGTCAAGACGGAATCCTCCTCCAAAGACCTTTTCGACCTTTCACAGAACAAGTTCTTCGTGATGGGAGAAAGTGGAATGAAGTACAGCTACAACAACGGCAGGATTGCGGCAGACCCGCAACTCGCCAGTATGAATTTCCTGAACGCCTTGGAGAAGATACCCGGCTTGATTGAGAAGTTTAAGGCGGACACGGAAAAGATAGCCAAGGATATTCCTGTTTTGCAAGAGGTCGTGAACGGATCTTGGAAGAAGGAAGAGCAGCTCAAAGACCTCAAAACGGAACTTGCTGCCCTTGACCGAAAAATACAGCTCTCTCTAAAGCCCATTGAGCAGTCGGAGAGTACGCAAGAGGAAGTGGAAATGATGCAGGATGGCGAAAGAAAGGCGGAAGAATTGGAACGGTCACGTCCGATTGAGCCGACTGTCGCCGCCCCCTCCGTCAGCACCTCTGCGGCTCAAACCGACAGACCGTTGGAAAGCAGCGGGCAGAGTATCTCCGCTACACAGCCCTCTATGGACGGACTGCCGCCGTCTCTGGCAGAAAAGGTGTTCGTTGTCAGACCGAAGATATAA
- a CDS encoding ATP-binding protein, translating into MNSSITSQADIALTELVANAWDAGATKVSVFIPDEYGDLLVIEDNGNGLTAEEFQERWMTLGYNKLLRQGKQVLFPDNKKRSPRIAYGRNGIGRHSLLCFNDEYHVITSKNGKELSLTVSTKVQGQAISVTNQNISPSSKHGTRLEVQVDRNLPNVDKIREIISSRFLHDPEFIIEVNKKQLSLDQLDGLLDTTELKTSDGYSITANFIDSKKSSRKSIYQGIAFWESGRLIGIPSWGLGTIFYLDGRTALAKRYTIVIQSNELAELVKEDWSGFKNKKETENLYQTVSEYVNIMFEQTAKANLEETKAIVKQELAAKLKDASPLAQYEVDEIIENISINSPTATKETISIAVEAVLNLESSKNGQELLMKLSQLTEEDITGLNTILNKWSVKDALTVLSEIDRRLSIIEAIRKLSKEKDTDELHVLHPLVTESRWLFGPEYDTPEYTSNRQLQTVMRSLFKMDVQNEVGIKTNRRPDLVVLADSTSLSMTGVEEFGDNELATITKVLIVELKRGGFEITSKERNQATDYVDSLIALGINTAKITAFVVGDKVAKGLQRQYRAGSKDEGSIFLTDFDQLVDTAEKRMFGLRNKLAAMYDDIPGMTLYQQSKLKLF; encoded by the coding sequence TTGAACAGTAGTATTACCAGTCAAGCTGACATTGCATTGACAGAACTTGTTGCAAATGCTTGGGATGCAGGAGCGACAAAAGTAAGTGTCTTTATTCCTGACGAATATGGAGATCTCCTCGTAATAGAAGATAATGGCAATGGTCTAACAGCAGAAGAATTTCAAGAACGTTGGATGACATTGGGATATAACAAATTATTACGTCAAGGAAAACAGGTTTTATTTCCGGATAATAAGAAAAGAAGCCCTCGTATAGCTTATGGTCGCAATGGTATCGGAAGACATAGCCTCTTATGCTTTAATGACGAATATCATGTTATTACTTCAAAAAATGGGAAAGAACTTTCTCTTACTGTATCGACTAAAGTACAAGGACAAGCTATCTCTGTCACTAACCAAAATATTTCTCCATCTTCAAAGCATGGCACAAGGCTAGAAGTTCAAGTTGATAGAAATCTTCCCAATGTTGATAAAATCAGAGAAATAATCTCTTCTCGTTTCCTGCATGATCCCGAATTCATAATAGAGGTAAATAAAAAGCAACTCTCTTTAGACCAATTAGATGGTTTATTGGATACAACAGAATTGAAAACATCTGATGGATACAGCATTACCGCGAATTTTATAGATTCAAAGAAATCTTCTCGCAAAAGCATCTATCAAGGAATTGCTTTTTGGGAAAGTGGTCGTTTAATAGGTATTCCGTCATGGGGATTAGGAACGATTTTCTATTTAGACGGTCGAACAGCCCTTGCAAAAAGGTATACTATCGTTATACAGAGTAATGAATTAGCAGAATTAGTTAAAGAGGATTGGAGTGGCTTCAAAAATAAAAAAGAAACAGAGAATTTATATCAAACTGTTTCGGAGTATGTGAATATAATGTTTGAACAAACGGCAAAAGCTAATTTAGAAGAAACAAAGGCTATTGTAAAACAGGAATTGGCAGCCAAATTGAAAGATGCCTCTCCATTAGCCCAGTATGAGGTAGATGAGATTATAGAGAATATCTCGATAAATTCTCCGACAGCAACTAAAGAAACAATATCTATTGCCGTTGAAGCTGTATTAAATTTAGAATCATCGAAAAATGGACAGGAGCTTTTAATGAAGCTCTCTCAACTTACGGAAGAAGATATTACCGGTCTTAATACGATACTCAATAAGTGGTCTGTAAAGGATGCCCTCACCGTATTGAGTGAAATTGATAGACGCCTATCCATTATTGAAGCAATAAGAAAACTTTCTAAAGAAAAGGACACGGATGAATTACATGTTTTGCATCCTCTTGTAACCGAATCCCGATGGCTCTTCGGTCCCGAATATGACACCCCAGAATATACCTCTAACAGGCAACTTCAGACTGTAATGAGAAGCCTGTTCAAAATGGATGTTCAGAATGAAGTCGGGATAAAAACAAATAGAAGACCAGACCTTGTCGTTTTAGCTGATAGTACTTCTCTTTCCATGACAGGTGTAGAAGAGTTTGGTGATAATGAGCTAGCTACAATAACCAAAGTTCTGATAGTTGAATTAAAACGAGGAGGCTTTGAAATAACAAGTAAAGAAAGAAATCAAGCTACTGACTATGTAGACAGTTTGATTGCATTGGGAATTAATACTGCAAAAATAACAGCTTTTGTCGTAGGAGATAAAGTGGCAAAAGGGTTACAACGTCAGTATCGTGCAGGTTCTAAAGATGAAGGAAGCATCTTCTTGACAGACTTTGATCAACTTGTTGACACTGCTGAGAAACGAATGTTTGGACTTAGGAATAAATTAGCTGCAATGTATGATGATATTCCCGGAATGACTTTATATCAACAATCCAAATTGAAGTTGTTTTGA
- a CDS encoding helix-turn-helix transcriptional regulator: MKLNRIKDVLGEKGISQKWLAEKLNKSFSTVNAYVCNRQQPSLEMLYRISAVLQVKARDLLVDNDYKQI; this comes from the coding sequence ATGAAATTGAATAGAATAAAAGACGTTCTTGGAGAAAAGGGAATATCTCAAAAATGGCTGGCAGAGAAGCTCAATAAAAGTTTCAGCACAGTGAATGCATATGTCTGCAATCGACAGCAGCCTTCTCTTGAGATGCTATATCGGATTTCCGCAGTGTTGCAAGTAAAGGCAAGAGACCTTTTAGTTGATAATGACTATAAACAGATATAA
- a CDS encoding helix-turn-helix domain-containing protein: MELLDRETFLEWMERIMTRFDDLKQTTADIPQRPMIDGEPLLDNQEVCLMLQISKRTLQRYRASGTLPFHIVYHKTWYLESEILTFMKAHFTENLKRKRKRPPKDT; the protein is encoded by the coding sequence ATGGAACTATTGGATAGAGAGACCTTTCTTGAATGGATGGAACGCATTATGACGCGTTTCGATGACTTGAAACAAACGACTGCCGACATACCCCAACGTCCGATGATAGATGGAGAACCTCTGCTGGATAACCAAGAGGTCTGCCTGATGCTCCAAATCAGCAAGCGTACCCTGCAACGTTATCGGGCATCGGGTACGCTTCCTTTCCACATCGTTTACCACAAGACGTGGTATTTGGAATCGGAAATCCTTACCTTTATGAAAGCCCATTTTACGGAGAATCTCAAACGAAAAAGGAAAAGACCTCCCAAAGACACGTAA
- a CDS encoding helix-turn-helix domain-containing protein, whose amino-acid sequence MDVITIESKAYHELMGKIEKILRYVEKEEKAKIEYENRLVTNDELAEILGISKRTLQRMRSADRINYKMIYGRCYYYLHDIEEAIRNRSLYCNPKNMEELRHNFKLKSRRIKDGTIG is encoded by the coding sequence ATGGATGTCATAACAATCGAAAGCAAAGCCTACCACGAACTGATGGGCAAAATAGAGAAAATCCTCCGGTATGTGGAGAAAGAGGAAAAGGCAAAGATAGAGTATGAGAACCGCCTTGTTACCAATGATGAGTTAGCCGAGATCCTCGGTATCAGCAAACGTACCCTCCAGCGTATGCGCAGTGCGGACAGAATCAACTACAAGATGATTTATGGGCGTTGCTACTACTACCTGCACGACATTGAGGAGGCGATACGTAACAGAAGCCTCTATTGTAACCCGAAAAATATGGAAGAGCTACGACACAATTTCAAACTCAAAAGCAGGAGGATTAAGGATGGAACTATTGGATAG
- a CDS encoding helix-turn-helix domain-containing protein, producing MEVITIEKKTYEAMMECFRILTAKVDALCRECDEKRMGRWLDNQDVCQILNISLRTLQTYRSNRMLPYTQIGYKMFYKPEDVGKLLEQSSAL from the coding sequence ATGGAAGTAATAACAATCGAGAAGAAAACGTATGAAGCCATGATGGAGTGTTTCCGCATTTTGACCGCCAAAGTCGATGCCCTGTGTCGGGAGTGTGACGAAAAGCGTATGGGCAGGTGGCTGGACAATCAGGATGTCTGCCAAATCCTGAACATCAGTTTGCGTACCCTGCAAACTTACCGCAGCAACCGGATGCTGCCCTATACGCAAATAGGGTATAAGATGTTCTACAAGCCGGAGGATGTCGGGAAACTGCTCGAACAATCCTCCGCTTTATGA
- a CDS encoding helix-turn-helix domain-containing protein — protein sequence MDNDVKTKNNEEIAHFLNASDRMIKGIDVLRKKNRPLLNGHRYLTDDELSRLLHINRRTLQDYRNMGRISFVKLGGKVLYREEDVEKLLQENYRPRFEKP from the coding sequence ATGGACAACGATGTAAAGACCAAGAACAACGAAGAGATTGCGCACTTTCTCAACGCGAGCGACCGTATGATAAAGGGGATAGATGTCCTGCGGAAAAAGAACAGACCTCTGCTTAACGGGCATCGCTATCTGACGGACGATGAACTGTCCCGCCTGTTGCATATCAACCGGCGCACGTTACAGGATTATCGCAACATGGGAAGAATCTCCTTTGTCAAGTTAGGCGGAAAAGTACTCTACCGGGAAGAAGATGTGGAAAAGCTGTTGCAGGAGAATTACCGTCCTCGGTTTGAGAAGCCTTGA
- a CDS encoding site-specific integrase, with protein sequence MRSTFKVLFYLKKNAPKKNGSVPVMCRITIDGTIAQFSCKCDIHPDLWDIKSNRASGKSAVALETNRFLDKIRVGINAKYKEIAERDNYVTAEKVKNAFLGLEMRHETLLKVFAQHNEDFFKQVDAGLRCPSTYHKYCTVYKHLEEFIKNRYRVSDIALKELTPAFITDFDIFLRTEKQCCNNTVWIYMMPLRRMITIAQNHGWIVRDPFVDYSISAESTDRDYLTKDEIRQLLDLKFRRKSMELARDLYVFCCFTGLSFTDMKNLTKDNLQTSFDGKLWIMTKRQKTGVESNIMLLDIPKQIIEKYDGMAKENFLLPVPQYITACKNIKKIIGLCGIEKEITWHTSRHTMATEICLTNGVPIETLSKMLGHTNIRTTQIYAKITHEKESRDMAALSDKLSKIEQFNGITI encoded by the coding sequence ATGCGTAGTACGTTTAAGGTTCTGTTCTACCTCAAAAAGAACGCTCCCAAGAAGAACGGTTCCGTTCCCGTGATGTGTCGTATCACCATTGACGGCACCATTGCCCAGTTCAGTTGCAAATGCGATATCCATCCTGATTTGTGGGACATCAAGAGCAATAGAGCTTCGGGAAAAAGTGCCGTTGCGTTGGAAACCAACCGTTTTTTGGACAAGATACGTGTCGGCATCAATGCCAAATACAAGGAGATAGCCGAGCGGGATAACTATGTCACTGCCGAGAAAGTGAAGAACGCTTTCTTGGGCTTGGAAATGCGGCATGAAACCTTGCTGAAAGTCTTTGCCCAGCACAATGAGGACTTTTTCAAACAGGTCGATGCAGGCTTGCGATGCCCATCCACCTACCACAAGTATTGCACGGTCTATAAGCATCTGGAGGAGTTCATCAAGAACCGCTACCGTGTCAGCGACATTGCTTTGAAAGAACTCACTCCGGCTTTCATTACCGACTTTGACATCTTCCTGCGCACCGAAAAGCAATGCTGTAACAACACGGTATGGATTTACATGATGCCCCTGCGCCGTATGATTACCATTGCCCAGAATCACGGATGGATAGTTCGTGACCCGTTCGTGGATTACAGCATATCCGCCGAGAGTACCGACAGGGACTATCTGACCAAGGATGAAATCCGCCAATTATTGGATTTGAAATTCCGACGCAAGTCAATGGAACTTGCTCGGGATTTGTATGTTTTCTGTTGCTTTACAGGCTTGTCCTTTACAGATATGAAGAACCTGACCAAAGACAACCTTCAAACTTCCTTTGATGGGAAACTCTGGATTATGACCAAGCGACAAAAGACGGGTGTGGAGTCCAATATCATGCTCTTGGATATTCCGAAGCAGATTATCGAGAAATACGATGGCATGGCAAAGGAAAACTTTCTTCTACCCGTTCCACAGTATATAACCGCTTGCAAGAACATCAAGAAAATCATCGGGCTATGTGGCATTGAAAAGGAGATTACGTGGCATACCAGCCGCCACACTATGGCGACGGAAATCTGTCTGACCAACGGCGTTCCCATCGAAACCCTTTCCAAGATGCTCGGACATACGAACATCCGCACCACGCAGATTTATGCCAAAATCACCCACGAAAAGGAAAGTCGGGACATGGCGGCACTTTCCGATAAACTGAGTAAGATAGAGCAGTTCAATGGGATTACTATATAA